DNA from Atribacterota bacterium:
GTTGTTAGTCCTATCTGTAATCCATAACATAAAATTATAGAGTAAAACAAAGGCCAATTCAAAAGATATTTTTTTAAAACTCTTTTAATCTTGCTTTTAGTCAACTTGCAAAATAAATGATAATGTCTTACTATTTTGTTGAAATAACCAGTTTATTAAAAATACTATCGATTTATAATTGTTAAATGAATTCAATTTCAGAATATTAACAAAATTGTTTTTAAATGGTTTGATACAATGGATATTTTTCGAAAGGAGTAAGAAGTGAAGTATATTGATAGTCAATCCTGTAACCCCTATTTTAATTTAGCGCTGGAAGAACATATCCTGAAAAATAAAAATATTAAGGAAGATATTGTTTTTCTCTGGCAAAATACTCCGACTATTGTAGTAGGAAATAACCAGAATACTATAGAAGAAATTAATGTCCCATTTGTAAATGAAAAACAAATCAAAGTAGTGAGGAGGCTCTCAGGAGGAGGTGCAGTATATCAGGATTTAGGGAATTTGAATTTTACTTTTATAAAACGTAGAAGTAAACCTTCAGATACGGATATTAAAAAATTTGCCTTACCAGTTGTGGAGGCATTAAACAAATTAGGTGTTCCTGCTGAGTTAACCGGACGTAATGATATAAGTGTTGATAGTAAAAAAATTTCCGGGAATGCACAACGTCTTTTTAGAAACAAACTACTTCATCACGGGACTCTGCTTTTTGATACAGATTTAGAAATTATGGCAAAGGTATTACAGGTTGGAGTTGACAAAATTCAGTCAAAGGGAATTAAGTCAATACGCAGTCGTGTTACCAATATCAAGCCCTACTTTAACAGAAAAATTTCAATTGAAGAATTCCGGGAAGCTATTTTAGGTGAATTATTCCAGGGAGAAAAGTTTAATCAGTATTTTTTGAGTGAGAAAGATTTA
Protein-coding regions in this window:
- a CDS encoding lipoate--protein ligase yields the protein MKYIDSQSCNPYFNLALEEHILKNKNIKEDIVFLWQNTPTIVVGNNQNTIEEINVPFVNEKQIKVVRRLSGGGAVYQDLGNLNFTFIKRRSKPSDTDIKKFALPVVEALNKLGVPAELTGRNDISVDSKKISGNAQRLFRNKLLHHGTLLFDTDLEIMAKVLQVGVDKIQSKGIKSIRSRVTNIKPYFNRKISIEEFREAILGELFQGEKFNQYFLSEKDLVQINKLVDTKYSTWEWNFGYSPPYSIKNARRFPAGKVELFIDVENGIIKNCEIFGDFLSLSDISEIEKALQNKRYESETIERTLSQFNLKYYFGEITLQEIMTVFFG